A segment of the Cellvibrio sp. KY-YJ-3 genome:
TAGCGCTGGATTATTTGCAAGCGATTGGCAGCGTGGAATGGGATGGTAGCCTGAGCTTCCAACGTATGGGCGAGGTATACACCGCACTCAACGAAAGTTATTTTAATTATCAACAATTGGATAGTTACAACACTGCCAATGCACAGGTTGGTGTAACACTGCGTAATTGGCGCTTGGGTGCTTTTGTGAATAACATCGCCAATACCCGTGGGATTACCGGCGGCCGCGCGGATGATTTTTATGGTGACCAAGGTCAGTTCGAATACGTCACTCGCCCGCGCACCGTTGGTCTGTCGGTGAGCTATGAGTATTAACAATTAATAGTACCCTTATTTAAATAATCACGCGGTATCGTTTCAGTCGCTTTCCGGGAAGAGGGCGACTACACAATCAAAAGGCCGTTGTTTTTGATGTGTTGTTCACCTAGGGATTCCACACACTTAATGACAGGAAATAATCAAGATGGCAGCAGAAAAAAAGAAAGACAGTGACAAAAAGGCGGAAAAAAAGACTGTTAAAAAAGTCGCCGCCAGTGCAGCGAAACCAGTAAAAGCAAAAAAAACCAGCAAAGCACTGACAACTACTGATTTGGTAATCAACGTGCCGTTGAATGGTCAGGTTATTAAAACCTTTGAATTGATGCCAGCGAAAAGCCTCGCGACTGGGCCGGGGGATTGGATTTTTACCGAAGAGGGCAGCACTACCGATATACAAAATCTGGAAGTGACGTTTGAGCCAAACCCTTCTGCATTAAACCGTCAGTTTGAGCGTGCAGTGTTGGTTGTGAAAATCAAACAGAACCCTGCTTCCGGTGGCACCTGGCGTTTTGCGCTGGGCGGTGTAGCAACTGACAACCCTGATAGCGACCCTAACAACGATGTAGTCTTGGATATCATCGACAATGGCTACACCATGATTGTTTATGTACACGCACTGGAAAACGATGAAGAGAATATCCCATTTGGTTTTGTTGCTTCCTTGACGAACCAAAACACCGGTGTTGTCACGATTTATGAATCACAGGATCCGCGCGTAATCATTACTCGTCCGCGCTAGTTGGTTCTCTCTCCGGTGCATCGCTGTGGTGCACCGTAGGCGCTCATCAATTTTATGAACTCAGTGCTTTCGCAGAGCGAGTTAAACCAGGAAAAATTAAACCAAGTTGGGTGGATTTTTTCCTCCAGTGCTTTTTTGATGTTGACTAGGGCTGAGGTTCGTTCATTTGCTTGTGTGTAAACAATTGCTGCTGTGTATGGTGTGTCAATATTTTCTTTGTCTAGTTTCTGAAGAAGTAACAAGTGTTCAATTGCTTGTGAGTGTTCCCCCAAATGGCTGTGCGCCAATATCTTCGCCTTTAATTCTTCTGGGTTTTCACTTGTTGATGAAATTGAGTTGATAATTTTTCGATATTTTTTAAATGCAGAATCTTTTTGATTGTTATGGTGTAGTGCATCGGCAAAATTTAATAGTATTACCATGTTATTGGGGGCAAGTGAATTTGCTTGCTGTAGTTTTGCCGCAGCTTGTGGGAAATTATTGTCGAGTAGATAAGCTAGCCCGAGATTGCTCAAGTTTGTTGCGTCGATGCGATTTTTAATTGCAGTATTAAAAGATGCAATCGCTTTTTTTGTGTCGCCTTCAGATAACGAAATGGCGCCGTGGATTTGGTTTGCTTTGTAGGAGTCAGGTGACTTTTCAAGCGCCAACGCCAAATACTTTCTCGCTTCAGCTAAGTTGCCTGCTTGCCAGTAGGTGATAGCAATGTTCTGATAGTTTGTTGCTGATGGTTTAATTTTCAGTAGCTTTTTGTAAATGGCTATTGCTTTTTTGTAATTGCTTTTCCCCAGCTCTATATAAGCTTCCAGGCTTAACACAACTCCCAAATTGGACTCCCTGTCTCTTAGTTGTTCAATGATATCCTCTGCTTTTTTCTTGTCGTTTTCGGCATCAGCCAGATAAAAAATATTAATTAAGTGTTGAGTGCTTTCTGCATTTTTTCGTTGGTTTGAAGTCACAATGCGTTTAAATTTTTCGAGATAAATAGGTTCCGATGTTTCATAGTAAAGATCAAGCGCCAAGTCTCGGTATAATGTTTGTGCTTCGATCAATGCGCTAACATTATTAATTGAGTCTATCGCTGACAGTCCTTCAGCCGTTGCTCCATTGAGTAAATAATCCTGATAGGTTGACAGATAAGTTGTGTAATCGCTTGGTGTGAATTGAGCGTGATGAGCAATGCTATTTTGCTGATAGATCAATTCGATATTTTTGTATACTAAACTCGCCATCGCAAGATAGTTGTCGGTTAATACATCAAATGTTTTTGAGTGGGATGTGCGCAAGCGTGAATGATCGGCATTGATGCGTGTTAACGCTATTCTGCATATGTCGTCCTTGCAGTTTATATCGGTACTAATTATTTCATCGGCAGCTGTCGCTCGACGGATGTTATCTATATCACCATTGGTGTCAATTATTTCCTCGCGGGGGATGAGGTAGTAGCCATCTTCTATCGCTAAGATGCCTTGTTGAATAGAATCAAACACAGCTAATTTCACTAATTCCTGCTGCGACTCCTGCATCCCCTCTGCCGTCAACTTGGGTGGAATCACCGCGATATACTTGGGCGGTTTGGGTTGCAATTGCCACACAATCACACCTACGATCATGAAAACGCTCAGTGCTGCGGAACTCACTACAATTTTATTGGCTGCAATGTAGTGTTTAATTTTTTTCCAAGGTGAAACCCTGGGTAGTGCAACCGCTGCAAAGCGCGTTTCAAAGGTGGGGTGGTCTTGTGTGCGTGCGCTGCGCGTGATGCCGTTGTTAATGTTGGTGTGCGGCATTGCCAGTGCTTGGGTGTCATCGCTGGCAATATTGTCGTGCACATTCATCGCGCTGAGTTTTTTAAACTGCGCTGCTACCCAATGGGTATTATCCGGGCGTTTGTTCGGGTCTTTGGATAACAATTGCCCCAGCAAATCCACAAACTCGGCGGGTAAGTCCGGGTTGTGTTGGTGCGGTGGAGTGGGCGGGTGCGAAATAATGCGCTGCATTATTTGCAGCTTGTTGCCGGTATCGCCAAAGGGGTGTGCGCCGCACAATAATTGGTAGGCCAAAATGCCGAGCGAAAATAAATCGCTTTTAAAACTGATGCTTTCACCCATCGCCTGTTCGGGCGACATGGAGCAATAACTGCCTGCGACATGGTCGGTGAGCGTCGCATTAAAATCCTGGGATTTGGCGATGCCTAAATCGGTAATTTTTGCCTGGCCGCGTTTATTGATCAGAATATTTTCGGCTTTTAAATCGCGGTGAATAATGCCGGCGTCGTGGGCGATGGCCAAGCCTTCCGCAATTTGCGTTAGCCAGTGCAAACGCTGCGATAGCGGTGTTACATGTTCACGCAAATAAGTTTGCAGGTTCTGGCCATCCACTAATTCCATCACAAGCGCCAGTTGGTCGGGCGCCTCGATAAAATCGTAAATCTGCACAATATTCGGGTGGTTTAATTTGGCAAGCAGCAAGGCTTCGCGCTTAAAACGCTCGATGTAATGGGCTTCAAATAATTCCGTGCGCAAACATTTAATCGCCACCTCGCGCTCCAGGCGGGTATCGCGTGCGCGGTATACCAAACCCATGCCGCCACGGCCAATCGCCTCCTGCACTTGGTAGTGCCCGATTTGCAGAGGGATGGTGGAGTTTGGCTTGCTGTCCATAGGGTGATCAGCAATCCTTCAGGATGGAGGTGGCGGTCAGTTGATCGCCTTTGTAGATTTTAAATTTATCGCAGCCAAAGCGAATTTTGCCACCGCGTCGCTCCAGCAGACACTGCTGGCCCAGTGCATCGGGCAATAGGTCAGCCAATTGTTTGCGCGCACGGAAAATTTGAATATTCATGTGGGTGCTGTCCAGCCCCAGTTCCGCTGCGAGTTGATCAGCATAAACCCAGCCCTGGCTTTTGCTATCCAGCCCGCGTGCGGCGTCTTCAGCGCGGTGGCGGGCGAGTTGCAATAGCAGGTAGTGATGGGTACGCACGGCCAGGTCCAGCACTTGTTGCTGGCGCAATTCAAGCTGGGTCGTTTCTTCATCCAGGCTCAAATTAAACACAAATTCAAAATCGTTAATGTGGCGCGCGCTTTTTATTTCGGTAGGGCCGTAAATGTTGGCGCGTACAAATTGCCAGTGGCCGGTAGAGAATTGCACCAGGTCGCCATCGTTAAGCGGCAGGGCTTCGCCGTGTTCGGCTATGGCTTCCTGAAACCACTGTTGCGCCTGCTCGTCAAAATAGAGTGCTAATTCGGGGGCGTCGCCATCGGGCAGCAGGTGATAGCGGCTGAGGTAAATCGGTGAGGTTTCGCTCAGCGAGCGATTTAACGGCCACAAGATATCGTTGGGCGCCCGCAGATCCATCACCCGAAAACCGGGGTCGGTTTGCGCGGCGAGCACAATTTCATCGTTAACCGCCAGTTCGCGGGTCTCGCCCTGCGCCATGGCGATGCCATTGATCCAGGTGCCGTTAAGGCCGAGGTTTTTAATGCGCCACTGTTCGCCATTCCATTCGATGGCGGCATGCAATTTGGATACGTAGGGTTTGTCGATATGGGTGTCCACACTGTTGGCGAGTCTGCCAAAGGTGTGATGAGGGGCGAGAGGAAAATAGGCCTCTGCAGCGACATCCAACAAATAAGCCATAGCGGGTCCGGATCAAGTCTTTCTTTGTATTGGTGTAATTGCGTGTAATGTTCAAAAGCGCTCAAGGCTCATAGATTGCCACAAGATGCCGATGTTTTCCCAGTTATCGCCCCTGTGAGTCATGAGAATATCGTTATGATTGCCCTTTTTCAGGCCGTAAGCAGTTACAAAAGTCGGGCGCGCCCAACACGCAAGTTTAATCAGTCCTCGGTGCCGCGCTGGGTGCCGGTGAATAAAAGTTTTATCGCGCTGACTAAAATGATCCTGCGCTCCGCTGCTGCTCGCCTTGGCCTTGAGCAGGCGGCAGTGACTCTGCGCTGCCTGAATCACCAGGGCTATCGCCATTTATTATTAGTTGATGATGTGCGCGATTTATTTGTCGCGGCTTCCGGCGGTGCGGAAGAGTTTATTATTTCTACCCAAGAGGCAAACAGCTCACCCTTTCAAGGCTTTGATGCCGAGGCGGCGCTGAGTTTGCCGGTTAATTTTAATACGCCGGAAAATGCATCCCAGCGTCTGGGTTATTTGGTGGTGCAAATGGCACCCGGTGTTCGCCCCAATGATAGCGAGGTCAAACAGGAGTTGGGGTTGGTAATTGAGGAAATTGTGCGGGTTATTAGCCGCTATCAGTCCCGCTATCGCTCAATTCACTGGTATGGCGACCAATGTTTTTGGGTCGGCAACAGTACTGTATTGCGCCAATTGGATCAGTGGATAGATCAATTGGCCAAAAGGAAATGTCCGGTGCTCATTCGCGCCGACAAAGGCACGGGCAAAATTATTGCCGCGCGTCGCTTGCACGACATTTCCTGTAGTGAAAACGCGCCGTTTATTGAATCGGATTGTCGCGAATGGGAGGAGGGTACGGCCACCGCGATTCTGCAATCCCTGCGCAGCTGCGCCACCGGCGGCACTTTGTTTTTGCGCAACCTCGATTCCCTTTCGGTGCGCGATATCCACGCACTGCGACACTTTTGTCTGCAGTGGATGGCTGCTACACGCAGCGGTAATTCCCTCGGTTTGGTATTTAGCTTGAGTCGCGCCAGCATCGACCCGGTTGCCATAGGCTTGGGGTGGATGATGCATTTTGTGCATAGCCTGCAACTGCCCACACTGGTGGAGCGCGAGGATGATTTGCGCGATCTAGTGCAGTTTTTCATCGCCGAATTTGCCCTTGCCGGTGAGTTGGTGCTGGATGAGGCTGCCGTGCAATTGGTGGCAAATCACCCGTTTCCCGATCATGTTGAAGGCCTGAAAAATCTCATCAAACAATTGGCACTGCGCAACAACGGCGATTTGGTGAGTGCCGCGGATGTGGGAGCATTGCTGCCTCGCCATTAGTGCGTCGCTTGGGTTTCTTGCCTGACCTGACCGCTCCTGATTATTCTTTTCCCTCCCAGCATTCTGCACTCCGGCACAGCGGCGTTTTGTTGTGAGCCTGAGGGTGCAGGGTTATACTGCCCCGTCTCTTATCCCGACTCTTTTATTCTGCCCCTGTTTTTTTCCACTTAGGAATCGGGGTGTCATCGGACTTTGGTTATGCAAAAAGTAGTTATGCACAAAGTAGTTCTGCAAAAAGCCCTGGTTTTATCCCTGTTGACTGTGGTGTTTACCGGAGGGCTTATCGGCTGTGGCCAAAAAGGCCCGCTCTACTTGCCGCAACAACAAAGCAAACCGCAACCTCAAGTTGAGCCGCAGCCTGAGGTTGAAACAGCACCTGCCGAAAAACCTGCACCGGTTGTTGCCCCTGAGCCAAATACTGATCCGTCCTAATCCGTCTTACCGCTTTCCAGATCGAGATTTTTTATGCAGCATTTCACTGAACGCAATGGCGAACTCTACGTTGAAGACACTCCACTGAGCGCTGTTGCCGAACGCTTTGGCACCCCCTGTTATGTTTACAGCCGCGCCGCTTTTACCCAGCAATATTTAGCTTACGCGCAAGCATTGGGTTCGCACCCGGGCATGATTTGTTATGCGATTAAAGCGAATTCCAATCTCGCGGTTTTAAATATGCTCGCCAAACTCGGCGCCGGTTTTGACATAGTATCCGGTGGTGAATTGGAACGTGTATTGCGCGCCGGCGGCCAGCCATCGCGCATTGTGTTTTCCGGCGTGGGTAAAAGTGCCGATGAAATCGCGCGCGCGTTGGATGTAGGTATTTTCTGCTTCAATGTTGAATCCGAAGCGGAGCTGGAATTGCTGGCGCAAATCGCCGCCGAGAAGGGCAAAATAGCCAACGTCTCGCTGCGCGTAAACCCGGATGTGGATGCCAATACCCACCCGTATATTTCCACCGGGTTGAAAGAAAATAAATTCGGTATCGCCATTGAGCGCGCTCCCGCGGTTTATGCACGCGCGGCACAGTTGCCCAGTTTGGCGATTAAAGGTTTGGATTGTCACATAGGTTCACAGCTCACCCAGCTCACACCGTTTTTGGATGCGCTCGACCGTTTGTTATTGTTGGTCGATGAGCTTGCTGCCAGCGGCATCACTATTTCGCATTTGGATTTAGGTGGCGGTTTGGGCGTGACTTATCGCAATGAAACCCCACCACCGGTGGCGGACTACATGGCGGCGATCAAAACCAAATTGGGCGATCGTAAATTGTCCTTAATGTTTGAACCCGGCCGTTCCATTTCTGCCAACTCCGGTGTGCTCTTGACCAAGGTGATGTTTTTAAAACCCACCGAGCACAAAAATTTCGCGGTGATTGACGCAGCGATGAACGACAATATTCGTCCGTCCTTGTATCAGGCATGGCAAGACATTCGTCCGGTGAAGAGTCGTCCGGTAAAACCGCGTGTGGGCGACGCGAAAAAATGGGATTTGGTGGGTCCAATTTGTGAGACGGGTGATTTCCTCGGTAAAGATCGCGAGCTGGCAATTGAAGCCGGTGATTTACTGGCGGTAATGTCCACTGGCGCCTATGGTTTCAGCATGAGCTCTAATTACAACACTCGCGGTCGCGCAGCAGAGGTGGTAGTGGATGGCGATCAAATCCATTTGGCGCGTGCGCGCGAAACCTTTGAAGATATGATTCGCGGCGAAGCCCTTTTGCCTGAGTAAGTGTTGCCAGAATAAGCGGGAAAAAATATGCGGTTACGTTTTAGCAAAATGCACGGTTTGGGCAACGACTTCGTAGTGATCGATGGCGTGGGTCAGAGTGTGCGTTTAACACCGGAAAAAATTCGCTACATTGCCGACCGCAATTTTGGTGTGGGCTGTGATCAAATTTTATTAGTAGAAACACCCGAGAATCCCGATGTGGATTTTCGCTATCGCATTTTTAATTGCGACGGCAGCGAAGTGGAAAACTGCGGCAATGGCGCGCGCTGTTTTGCGGTGTTTGTACGTGAGCGCAAACTCACCGGCAAAAGTGTGATTAAAGTAGAAACTGCTGGTGGCCTGATTGAACTGCGTGTGCAGCAGGATGAACAAGTTAGTGTGGATATGGGTGCGCCGCGTTTGCAGCCTGCGCAAATCCCGTTTGTCGCCGAGGCGCAAGCGGTGACCTATCCGTTTGAAGTTGCCGGTAAAACCTACGACATTTCCGCCGTCTCCATGGGCAATCCGCATGGCGTGCTGTTGGTGGACGATGTAAAAACTGCTCCGGTGGCGGAGCTTGGCCCGCTGATCGAAAACCACGCGCGTTTTCCGGCGCGCGTGAATGTTGGGTTTATGCAAATTGTGTCGCGCAATGAAATTAATTTGCGTGTGTTTGAGCGCGGTGTAGGGGAAACTCTTGCCTGCGGCACTGGCGCCTGTGGCGCGGTAGTCGCAGGGCGTTTGCGCGGCTTGCTGGATCAGCAGGTAAAAGTCAATTTGCCCGGTGGCAGTTTGCAGATTGATTGGCCGGGCGAAGGTCAGCCGGTAATTATGACGGGGCCAGCGGTTACCGTTTTCCATGGGCAGATAAAAATCTAATAACCTAGAACTAAAGGCTATGACCGAACATAAACCGACACTTGCCGATCCTCTCGAGCCGGAACAAATCGAAGCTTGGTTGCGCGAGCATCCGGAATTTTTTGAAAACCATCCGGATTTATTAGCCGAATTGAGCTTGCCGCACGAATCTGGCTCGGCAATTTCGCTGGTGGAACGGCAGGTAGCGATTCTGCGCGAGCGCAATATCGATATGCGTCATCGCTTGAGCAAACTGCTCGACAATGCGCGCGACAACGACAAATTATTCGATAAAACCAAACGCCTCGTGCTCACCCTGTTAGAAGGGCAAGACATGGGCGATATTATCGATGCGCTGCACTACAGTTTTGATAAAGATTTCTCGATTCATTTCACCAGCGTTATTTTGTTTGGCAACCTGGAAAAAGTGCCCAGCAGCCAGGCCCGTGTCGTGAGCATTGCTGAAGCCCGTGAGCATTTGGGCGCACTGTTAAAAAATAGCCGCGCGGTGTGCGGTACGCTGGGCAGCAAAGAATTGGAGTTTGTATTTGGCAATCACGCCAGTGAAATTGGCTCGGTGGCGGTAGTGCCGCTGATGCACGGCAGCGCCTTTGGCCTGCTTGCCATTGGCAACCGCGATCCAAACTATTATCGCTCTAGTATGGGCACCTTATTTTTAGGTTATATTGCAGAAGTTCTGAACCGTTTATTACCTAAATATTTGCCACGCTGATACCCCCGCGCAGCTGGCGTGCCGGAACTACTATGACTGATCAACTGCATGACTGAGCAACTGCCACCTGACCATAAGCTTTCCTCTCCTACCAGTGCTGAAAATCCTGTTGCGGTGCCCGCATTGCCTTTTGCGCATGAATTGGCTGCGTTTCTCACCTACATGCGCAGTGAAAAACAATTCTCTCCGCTCACCCAACAAAACTATCAGCGCGACTTGGAAAAATTCCGCAACTATTGTGCGCAAAAAAAATTAACGGATTTAAATCTGGTAGCGATGAGCCATGTGCGCAACGCGGTTGCGCATTTGCATCGGGAAGGCTTGGGCGGGAAAAGTTTACAGCGCTGGCTGTCATCGCTACGCAGTTTTTTTCAATTTTGTATTCGTCGCGGGTGGATGAAAAATAATGTTGCCGACGGCATCAGTGCACCCAAATCCCCCAAGCTGTTACCCAAAACCATGGACGTGGATCAAACCGCACAATTTGTGGCGGTGGAAGGTGATGACTTTATTAATAAACGCGACCGCGCGCTGCTGGAGTTAATTTATTCATCCGGTTTGCGTTTGGCAGAAGTGACCAGTTTGAATCTGAACGATATCGATTGGGGCGAAGCCATGCTCACCGTCACCGGTAAAGGCCGCAAAACCCGCTTGCTGCCCGTCGGCGCCATGGCAATTGCCGCACTAAAAGAGTGGCTCGTCGCGCGCCGACAATACACCCAAGACAACGAGCCCGCCCTCTTCACCACCCAGCGCGGCGGCCGCATCAGCCATCGCGCGGTGCAAATGCGCATGCAACAATTAAGCATCACCCAGGGTATGGATAACCCGATCCACCCACATATGCTGCGTCACTCTTTCGCCAGCCATATGCTCGAGTCCAGCGGTGATTTACGTCTAGTGCAGGAATTGCTCGGCCACGCCAATATCTCTACTACCCAAATCTACACCCACCTCGACTTCCAACACCTCGCCAAGGTTTACGACAAAGCGCATCCGCGTGCGGGGCGTAAAACTGATCCAGATGCGGAATAATTTTCCACGCTACTCATTCACAACAAGCTTTGCACTTTCAATAACGGATAAGCGCGTTGCACTGCGCTTACGCTTTGCTGCAATAGTTGGTCGGCTTTAATTGGCCCGAGATATTCGCACAAACCCACGTAAGTGAGATTAATCACCTGCTGCATTAAATGGATGGTGGGGGTGGTGCCGGTGAGGGGTTCGATTTGATTGAGCCAGCTTTGTAATGCGCGGCGGTCGTTGGGCGGCAGTGGAATTTTTTCTACATTTTCCAATACGTACAAACGCACCCGTGTTGCGTTGTCACCTTTGGCGCTGTTGATCAGGTGCTCTACTAATGCCATAAACATTTGCAGTTCAGGTGAACTGTGGTTTTTGTTGGCAGCACTTTTGGTTGCTGTCGCAATGGGAGCGTTATGCTGTTCTTGGCGATTGTCTTGCAGTGATGAAAAAGCGGCGACTAATGCTTGCAGCATTCGCGAGCGCATATGCGCGAGTTCGATATCGCTACAGAGTTCACGCAGATAATGTTGCAGTGCAAAGGTAGGTTTGTGGGCATATTTTTCATCCCACAATACCAACGCTTGCGCGAGCGTTTGGCCGTGAATAAAGGGCATTAATGCCACTTCAACGGCTTTGCGTTTTTGTTCGGGTGTCACATGAGCCTCGGTTTTATAGAGAGCGATTAGCGAGTGGTTTTTAGTGCGCAGTTAGCGCTGGGCGTTTAACGCCTCTTGATTCAATGCGCGGGTATCCTGAAATTCCGGGTAGCCAATTTCGGCGTGTTCGGTGAAATCTAGCCCGCGTTGTTCATGCAAACTGCTGGCGCGCATGCCCACCAATTTATCAATTAAAAAATATGCGCAATAAGCAATGCCAAAGCCCCACACCAAGGCGACACCAATACCAATAAGTTGTACGGTAATGCGGCTCATATCAAACATGTCGCTCGCATAAAAAATTCCCGCTGCCAAGGTGCCCCAAGCGCCGCAAAAACCATGCACGCTCACAGCGTCCACTACGTCGTCGATTTTGCAGCTGGTTAATAATTTCGGGCCGAGGAAACTAATAACACCGGCGATCACTCCGGTGAGCATGGCAAACAGTGGCTCCATGGTGGCGCAACCAGCAGTAATTCCCACCAAGCCTCCGAGGCTGCCATTGACCGTACCGGTTAATAAAATCGCCTGCTTACATAATTTGCTGATGAGCATATAG
Coding sequences within it:
- a CDS encoding DP-EP family protein produces the protein MAAEKKKDSDKKAEKKTVKKVAASAAKPVKAKKTSKALTTTDLVINVPLNGQVIKTFELMPAKSLATGPGDWIFTEEGSTTDIQNLEVTFEPNPSALNRQFERAVLVVKIKQNPASGGTWRFALGGVATDNPDSDPNNDVVLDIIDNGYTMIVYVHALENDEENIPFGFVASLTNQNTGVVTIYESQDPRVIITRPR
- a CDS encoding serine/threonine-protein kinase, which produces MDSKPNSTIPLQIGHYQVQEAIGRGGMGLVYRARDTRLEREVAIKCLRTELFEAHYIERFKREALLLAKLNHPNIVQIYDFIEAPDQLALVMELVDGQNLQTYLREHVTPLSQRLHWLTQIAEGLAIAHDAGIIHRDLKAENILINKRGQAKITDLGIAKSQDFNATLTDHVAGSYCSMSPEQAMGESISFKSDLFSLGILAYQLLCGAHPFGDTGNKLQIMQRIISHPPTPPHQHNPDLPAEFVDLLGQLLSKDPNKRPDNTHWVAAQFKKLSAMNVHDNIASDDTQALAMPHTNINNGITRSARTQDHPTFETRFAAVALPRVSPWKKIKHYIAANKIVVSSAALSVFMIVGVIVWQLQPKPPKYIAVIPPKLTAEGMQESQQELVKLAVFDSIQQGILAIEDGYYLIPREEIIDTNGDIDNIRRATAADEIISTDINCKDDICRIALTRINADHSRLRTSHSKTFDVLTDNYLAMASLVYKNIELIYQQNSIAHHAQFTPSDYTTYLSTYQDYLLNGATAEGLSAIDSINNVSALIEAQTLYRDLALDLYYETSEPIYLEKFKRIVTSNQRKNAESTQHLINIFYLADAENDKKKAEDIIEQLRDRESNLGVVLSLEAYIELGKSNYKKAIAIYKKLLKIKPSATNYQNIAITYWQAGNLAEARKYLALALEKSPDSYKANQIHGAISLSEGDTKKAIASFNTAIKNRIDATNLSNLGLAYLLDNNFPQAAAKLQQANSLAPNNMVILLNFADALHHNNQKDSAFKKYRKIINSISSTSENPEELKAKILAHSHLGEHSQAIEHLLLLQKLDKENIDTPYTAAIVYTQANERTSALVNIKKALEEKIHPTWFNFSWFNSLCESTEFIKLMSAYGAPQRCTGERTN
- a CDS encoding FHA domain-containing protein, producing the protein MAYLLDVAAEAYFPLAPHHTFGRLANSVDTHIDKPYVSKLHAAIEWNGEQWRIKNLGLNGTWINGIAMAQGETRELAVNDEIVLAAQTDPGFRVMDLRAPNDILWPLNRSLSETSPIYLSRYHLLPDGDAPELALYFDEQAQQWFQEAIAEHGEALPLNDGDLVQFSTGHWQFVRANIYGPTEIKSARHINDFEFVFNLSLDEETTQLELRQQQVLDLAVRTHHYLLLQLARHRAEDAARGLDSKSQGWVYADQLAAELGLDSTHMNIQIFRARKQLADLLPDALGQQCLLERRGGKIRFGCDKFKIYKGDQLTATSILKDC
- a CDS encoding sigma 54-interacting transcriptional regulator, encoding MIALFQAVSSYKSRARPTRKFNQSSVPRWVPVNKSFIALTKMILRSAAARLGLEQAAVTLRCLNHQGYRHLLLVDDVRDLFVAASGGAEEFIISTQEANSSPFQGFDAEAALSLPVNFNTPENASQRLGYLVVQMAPGVRPNDSEVKQELGLVIEEIVRVISRYQSRYRSIHWYGDQCFWVGNSTVLRQLDQWIDQLAKRKCPVLIRADKGTGKIIAARRLHDISCSENAPFIESDCREWEEGTATAILQSLRSCATGGTLFLRNLDSLSVRDIHALRHFCLQWMAATRSGNSLGLVFSLSRASIDPVAIGLGWMMHFVHSLQLPTLVEREDDLRDLVQFFIAEFALAGELVLDEAAVQLVANHPFPDHVEGLKNLIKQLALRNNGDLVSAADVGALLPRH
- a CDS encoding lipoprotein — protein: MQKVVMHKVVLQKALVLSLLTVVFTGGLIGCGQKGPLYLPQQQSKPQPQVEPQPEVETAPAEKPAPVVAPEPNTDPS
- the lysA gene encoding diaminopimelate decarboxylase, with protein sequence MQHFTERNGELYVEDTPLSAVAERFGTPCYVYSRAAFTQQYLAYAQALGSHPGMICYAIKANSNLAVLNMLAKLGAGFDIVSGGELERVLRAGGQPSRIVFSGVGKSADEIARALDVGIFCFNVESEAELELLAQIAAEKGKIANVSLRVNPDVDANTHPYISTGLKENKFGIAIERAPAVYARAAQLPSLAIKGLDCHIGSQLTQLTPFLDALDRLLLLVDELAASGITISHLDLGGGLGVTYRNETPPPVADYMAAIKTKLGDRKLSLMFEPGRSISANSGVLLTKVMFLKPTEHKNFAVIDAAMNDNIRPSLYQAWQDIRPVKSRPVKPRVGDAKKWDLVGPICETGDFLGKDRELAIEAGDLLAVMSTGAYGFSMSSNYNTRGRAAEVVVDGDQIHLARARETFEDMIRGEALLPE
- the dapF gene encoding diaminopimelate epimerase; the encoded protein is MRLRFSKMHGLGNDFVVIDGVGQSVRLTPEKIRYIADRNFGVGCDQILLVETPENPDVDFRYRIFNCDGSEVENCGNGARCFAVFVRERKLTGKSVIKVETAGGLIELRVQQDEQVSVDMGAPRLQPAQIPFVAEAQAVTYPFEVAGKTYDISAVSMGNPHGVLLVDDVKTAPVAELGPLIENHARFPARVNVGFMQIVSRNEINLRVFERGVGETLACGTGACGAVVAGRLRGLLDQQVKVNLPGGSLQIDWPGEGQPVIMTGPAVTVFHGQIKI
- a CDS encoding DUF484 family protein is translated as MTEHKPTLADPLEPEQIEAWLREHPEFFENHPDLLAELSLPHESGSAISLVERQVAILRERNIDMRHRLSKLLDNARDNDKLFDKTKRLVLTLLEGQDMGDIIDALHYSFDKDFSIHFTSVILFGNLEKVPSSQARVVSIAEAREHLGALLKNSRAVCGTLGSKELEFVFGNHASEIGSVAVVPLMHGSAFGLLAIGNRDPNYYRSSMGTLFLGYIAEVLNRLLPKYLPR
- the xerC gene encoding tyrosine recombinase XerC — its product is MTEQLPPDHKLSSPTSAENPVAVPALPFAHELAAFLTYMRSEKQFSPLTQQNYQRDLEKFRNYCAQKKLTDLNLVAMSHVRNAVAHLHREGLGGKSLQRWLSSLRSFFQFCIRRGWMKNNVADGISAPKSPKLLPKTMDVDQTAQFVAVEGDDFINKRDRALLELIYSSGLRLAEVTSLNLNDIDWGEAMLTVTGKGRKTRLLPVGAMAIAALKEWLVARRQYTQDNEPALFTTQRGGRISHRAVQMRMQQLSITQGMDNPIHPHMLRHSFASHMLESSGDLRLVQELLGHANISTTQIYTHLDFQHLAKVYDKAHPRAGRKTDPDAE